A single genomic interval of Pseudochaenichthys georgianus chromosome 3, fPseGeo1.2, whole genome shotgun sequence harbors:
- the tle3b gene encoding transducin-like enhancer protein 3-B isoform X5 yields MYPQGRHPAPHQPGQPGFKFTVAESCDRIKDEFQFLQAQYHSLKVEYDKLANEKTEMQRHYVMYYEMSYGLNIEMHKQTEIAKRLNAILAQIMPFLSQEHQQQVAQAVERAKQVTMTELNAIIGQPPHSVYPAFMQQQLQAQHLSHAAHGPPVQMPPHPSGLQPPGLPPVTGAGSGLLALGALGSQAHLPVKDEKSHHDLEHRGPSSFHSPLANPLKERESSTNNSVSPSDSLRAASEKHRGSSDYSLDSKKRKVDDKDSMSRYDSDGDKSDDLVVDVSNEDPATPRASPTHSPPENGLDKSRVLKKDAAPNSPASVASSGSTPSSKAKDHAHNDKSSTPSLKSNTPTPRNEAPTPGTSTTPGLRPLTMGKPPGMEALAAPALRTPLSIAGSYASPFAMMGHHEMNGSLTSPVYPGLISPQMSAAAAAAYGRSPIAGFDPHSHLRAPGLPASLTSISGGKPAYSFHVSADGQMQPVPFPPDALIGPGIPRHARQINTLSHGEVVCAVTISNPTRHVYTGGKGCVKIWDISQPGSKSPVSQLDCLNRDNYIRSCKLLPDGRTLIVGGEASTLTIWDLASPTPRIKAELTSSAPACYALAISPDAKVCFSCCSDGNIAVWDLHNQTLVRQFQGHTDGASCIDISHDGTKLWTGGLDNTVRSWDLREGRQLQQHDFTSQIFSLGYCPTGEWLAVGMESSNVEVLHHTKPDKYQLHLHESCVLSLKFAYCGKWFVSTGKDNLLNAWRTPYGASIFQSKESSSVLSCDISADDKYIVTGSGDKKATVYEVIY; encoded by the exons ATGTATCCACAAGGCCGGCATCCG GCACCTCACCAGCCAGGGCAGCCTGGCTTCAAGTTCACAGTTGCAGAGTCCTGCGACCGGATCAAAGACGAGTTTCAGTTCCTGCAGGCCCAGTACCACAG TCTGAAAGTGGAGTACGACAAACTGGCCAATGAAAAGACAGAGATGCAGCGCCACTACGTCATG tactatgagATGTCCTATGGGCTCAACATTGAGATGCACAAACAG ACTGAGATTGCCAAACGTCTCAATGCAATCCTGGCTCAGATCATGCCGTTCTTGTCACAAGAG CACCAGCAGCAGGTGGCTCAGGCTGTTGAGCGAGCCAAGCAGGTGACCATGACCGAGCTGAATGCGATCATCGGG CAGCCGCCTCATAGTGTCTACCCAGCATTCATG cagcagcagctccaggCTCAGCACCTTTCTCACGCGGCCCACGGCCCCCCAGTCCAGATGCCCCCCCACCCATCAGGCCTGCAGCCCCCCGGACTTCCCCCTGTGACGGGCGCCGGCTCCGGCCTGCTGGCTCTGGGCGCTCTGGGCAGCCAGGCCCACCTGCCCGTAAAGGATGAGAAGAGCCACCACGACCTGGAGCACAGAGG CCCCTCATCTTTTCACTCGCCCCTGGCCAATCCTCTGAAAGAGCGCGAGTCGAGTACG AATAACTCGGTGTCGCCGTCAGACAGCCTGCGGGCAGCAAGCGAGAAGCACCGCGGCTCTTCAGATTACAGCCTGGACTCCAAGAAACGCAAAGTGGACGACAAGGACAGCATGAGCCGATAT GACAGTGACGGAGACAAAAGTGACGACTTGGTGGTGGATGTTTCCAACGAG GATCCGGCCACCCCTCGAGCCAGCCCCACTCACTCTCCTCCCGAGAACGGCCTGGATAAATCACGCGTCCTGAAGAAGGATGCTGCCCCCAACAGCCCCGCCTCCGTGGCCTCCTCGGGCAGCACGCCGTCCTCCAAAGCTAAGGACCACGCCCAC aaTGACAAGTCGTCCACACCGAGCCTGAAGTccaacacacccacacccaggAACGAGGCGCCAACGCCGGGAACCAGCACCACTCCAGGACTGCGGCCCCTAACGATGGGCAAACCCCCCGGCATGGAGGCACTAG CAGCCCCCGCCCTGCGTACCCCTCTCTCCATCGCGGGCTCCTACGCCTCCCCCTTTGCGATGATGGGTCATCACGAGATGAACGGATCCCTGACCAGCCCGGTCTACCCAGGTCTCATCTCTCCGCAGATGagtgctgcagctgctgccgcCTATGGACGCTCACCAATT GCGGGGTTTGACCCTCATTCTCACTTGAGAGCTCCAGGCCTGCCCGCCAGCCTCACGTCCATCTCCGGAGGAAAACC AGCTTATTCTTTTCACGTTAGCGCAGATGGTCAGATGCAGCCTGTGCCCTTCCCTCCAGACGCGCTGATAGGCCCGGGGATTCCTCGCCACGCTCGCCAGATCAATACCCTGAGCCACGGGGAGGTGGTGTGCGCCGTCACCATAAGCAACCCCACCCGCCACGTCTACACCGGCGGCAAGGGCTGCGTCAAGATCTGGGACATCAGCCAACCAGGGAGCAAGAGCCCAGTGTCCCAGCTCGACTGCCTG AACAGGGACAATTACATCCGCTCCTGCAAGCTGTTGCCTGACGGCCGCACCTTGATAGTGGGGGGGGAGGCCAGCACGCTGACCATCTGGGACCTCGCCTCACCGACGCCCCGCATCAAGGCCGAGCTCACTTCCTCCGCCCCGGCCTGCTACGCTCTGGCCATCAGCCCCGACGCCAAGGTGTGCTTCTCCTGCTGCTCGGATGGAAACATCGCCGTGTGGGACCTCCACAACCAGACCCTCGTCAG GCAGTTCCAGGGCCACACCGATGGAGCCAGCTGTATCGACATCTCCCACGACGGGACCAAGCTGTGGACCGGAGGGCTCGACAACACCGTGCGCTCCTGGGATCTGAGGGAGGGACGACAGCTCCAGCAGCACGACTTCACCTCACAG ATCTTCTCGCTGGGCTACTGTCCCACCGGAGAGTGGCTGGCTGTGGGCATGGAGAGCAGCAACGTGGAGGTGCTGCACCACACCAAGCCCGACAAGTACCAGCTGCACCTTCACGAGAGCTGCGTCCTCTCGCTGAAGTTCGCCTACTGTG GTAAATGGTTTGTGAGCACGGGGAAGGACAATCTGCTGAACGCGTGGAGGACTCCTTATGGGGCCAGCATATTCCAG TCGAAGGAGTCGTCCTCCGTCCTGAGCTGCGACATCTCTGCAGACGACAAATACATCGTGACGGGGTCCGGGGACAAGAAGGCCACCGTGTACGAGGTCATCTATTAG
- the tle3b gene encoding transducin-like enhancer protein 3-B isoform X9, which translates to MYPQGRHPAPHQPGQPGFKFTVAESCDRIKDEFQFLQAQYHSLKVEYDKLANEKTEMQRHYVMYYEMSYGLNIEMHKQTEIAKRLNAILAQIMPFLSQEHQQQVAQAVERAKQVTMTELNAIIGVRGLPNLPLTQPPHSVYPAFMQQQLQAQHLSHAAHGPPVQMPPHPSGLQPPGLPPVTGAGSGLLALGALGSQAHLPVKDEKSHHDLEHRERESSTNNSVSPSDSLRAASEKHRGSSDYSLDSKKRKVDDKDSMSRYDSDGDKSDDLVVDVSNEDPATPRASPTHSPPENGLDKSRVLKKDAAPNSPASVASSGSTPSSKAKDHAHNDKSSTPSLKSNTPTPRNEAPTPGTSTTPGLRPLTMGKPPGMEALAAPALRTPLSIAGSYASPFAMMGHHEMNGSLTSPVYPGLISPQMSAAAAAAYGRSPIAGFDPHSHLRAPGLPASLTSISGGKPAYSFHVSADGQMQPVPFPPDALIGPGIPRHARQINTLSHGEVVCAVTISNPTRHVYTGGKGCVKIWDISQPGSKSPVSQLDCLNRDNYIRSCKLLPDGRTLIVGGEASTLTIWDLASPTPRIKAELTSSAPACYALAISPDAKVCFSCCSDGNIAVWDLHNQTLVRQFQGHTDGASCIDISHDGTKLWTGGLDNTVRSWDLREGRQLQQHDFTSQIFSLGYCPTGEWLAVGMESSNVEVLHHTKPDKYQLHLHESCVLSLKFAYCGKWFVSTGKDNLLNAWRTPYGASIFQSKESSSVLSCDISADDKYIVTGSGDKKATVYEVIY; encoded by the exons ATGTATCCACAAGGCCGGCATCCG GCACCTCACCAGCCAGGGCAGCCTGGCTTCAAGTTCACAGTTGCAGAGTCCTGCGACCGGATCAAAGACGAGTTTCAGTTCCTGCAGGCCCAGTACCACAG TCTGAAAGTGGAGTACGACAAACTGGCCAATGAAAAGACAGAGATGCAGCGCCACTACGTCATG tactatgagATGTCCTATGGGCTCAACATTGAGATGCACAAACAG ACTGAGATTGCCAAACGTCTCAATGCAATCCTGGCTCAGATCATGCCGTTCTTGTCACAAGAG CACCAGCAGCAGGTGGCTCAGGCTGTTGAGCGAGCCAAGCAGGTGACCATGACCGAGCTGAATGCGATCATCGGGGTACGTGGACTTCCCAATCTGCCTCTGACT CAGCCGCCTCATAGTGTCTACCCAGCATTCATG cagcagcagctccaggCTCAGCACCTTTCTCACGCGGCCCACGGCCCCCCAGTCCAGATGCCCCCCCACCCATCAGGCCTGCAGCCCCCCGGACTTCCCCCTGTGACGGGCGCCGGCTCCGGCCTGCTGGCTCTGGGCGCTCTGGGCAGCCAGGCCCACCTGCCCGTAAAGGATGAGAAGAGCCACCACGACCTGGAGCACAGAG AGCGCGAGTCGAGTACG AATAACTCGGTGTCGCCGTCAGACAGCCTGCGGGCAGCAAGCGAGAAGCACCGCGGCTCTTCAGATTACAGCCTGGACTCCAAGAAACGCAAAGTGGACGACAAGGACAGCATGAGCCGATAT GACAGTGACGGAGACAAAAGTGACGACTTGGTGGTGGATGTTTCCAACGAG GATCCGGCCACCCCTCGAGCCAGCCCCACTCACTCTCCTCCCGAGAACGGCCTGGATAAATCACGCGTCCTGAAGAAGGATGCTGCCCCCAACAGCCCCGCCTCCGTGGCCTCCTCGGGCAGCACGCCGTCCTCCAAAGCTAAGGACCACGCCCAC aaTGACAAGTCGTCCACACCGAGCCTGAAGTccaacacacccacacccaggAACGAGGCGCCAACGCCGGGAACCAGCACCACTCCAGGACTGCGGCCCCTAACGATGGGCAAACCCCCCGGCATGGAGGCACTAG CAGCCCCCGCCCTGCGTACCCCTCTCTCCATCGCGGGCTCCTACGCCTCCCCCTTTGCGATGATGGGTCATCACGAGATGAACGGATCCCTGACCAGCCCGGTCTACCCAGGTCTCATCTCTCCGCAGATGagtgctgcagctgctgccgcCTATGGACGCTCACCAATT GCGGGGTTTGACCCTCATTCTCACTTGAGAGCTCCAGGCCTGCCCGCCAGCCTCACGTCCATCTCCGGAGGAAAACC AGCTTATTCTTTTCACGTTAGCGCAGATGGTCAGATGCAGCCTGTGCCCTTCCCTCCAGACGCGCTGATAGGCCCGGGGATTCCTCGCCACGCTCGCCAGATCAATACCCTGAGCCACGGGGAGGTGGTGTGCGCCGTCACCATAAGCAACCCCACCCGCCACGTCTACACCGGCGGCAAGGGCTGCGTCAAGATCTGGGACATCAGCCAACCAGGGAGCAAGAGCCCAGTGTCCCAGCTCGACTGCCTG AACAGGGACAATTACATCCGCTCCTGCAAGCTGTTGCCTGACGGCCGCACCTTGATAGTGGGGGGGGAGGCCAGCACGCTGACCATCTGGGACCTCGCCTCACCGACGCCCCGCATCAAGGCCGAGCTCACTTCCTCCGCCCCGGCCTGCTACGCTCTGGCCATCAGCCCCGACGCCAAGGTGTGCTTCTCCTGCTGCTCGGATGGAAACATCGCCGTGTGGGACCTCCACAACCAGACCCTCGTCAG GCAGTTCCAGGGCCACACCGATGGAGCCAGCTGTATCGACATCTCCCACGACGGGACCAAGCTGTGGACCGGAGGGCTCGACAACACCGTGCGCTCCTGGGATCTGAGGGAGGGACGACAGCTCCAGCAGCACGACTTCACCTCACAG ATCTTCTCGCTGGGCTACTGTCCCACCGGAGAGTGGCTGGCTGTGGGCATGGAGAGCAGCAACGTGGAGGTGCTGCACCACACCAAGCCCGACAAGTACCAGCTGCACCTTCACGAGAGCTGCGTCCTCTCGCTGAAGTTCGCCTACTGTG GTAAATGGTTTGTGAGCACGGGGAAGGACAATCTGCTGAACGCGTGGAGGACTCCTTATGGGGCCAGCATATTCCAG TCGAAGGAGTCGTCCTCCGTCCTGAGCTGCGACATCTCTGCAGACGACAAATACATCGTGACGGGGTCCGGGGACAAGAAGGCCACCGTGTACGAGGTCATCTATTAG
- the tle3b gene encoding transducin-like enhancer protein 3-B isoform X11 — protein sequence MYPQGRHPAPHQPGQPGFKFTVAESCDRIKDEFQFLQAQYHSLKVEYDKLANEKTEMQRHYVMYYEMSYGLNIEMHKQTEIAKRLNAILAQIMPFLSQEHQQQVAQAVERAKQVTMTELNAIIGQQQLQAQHLSHAAHGPPVQMPPHPSGLQPPGLPPVTGAGSGLLALGALGSQAHLPVKDEKSHHDLEHRGPSSFHSPLANPLKERESSTNNSVSPSDSLRAASEKHRGSSDYSLDSKKRKVDDKDSMSRYDSDGDKSDDLVVDVSNEDPATPRASPTHSPPENGLDKSRVLKKDAAPNSPASVASSGSTPSSKAKDHAHNDKSSTPSLKSNTPTPRNEAPTPGTSTTPGLRPLTMGKPPGMEALAAPALRTPLSIAGSYASPFAMMGHHEMNGSLTSPVYPGLISPQMSAAAAAAYGRSPIAGFDPHSHLRAPGLPASLTSISGGKPAYSFHVSADGQMQPVPFPPDALIGPGIPRHARQINTLSHGEVVCAVTISNPTRHVYTGGKGCVKIWDISQPGSKSPVSQLDCLNRDNYIRSCKLLPDGRTLIVGGEASTLTIWDLASPTPRIKAELTSSAPACYALAISPDAKVCFSCCSDGNIAVWDLHNQTLVRQFQGHTDGASCIDISHDGTKLWTGGLDNTVRSWDLREGRQLQQHDFTSQIFSLGYCPTGEWLAVGMESSNVEVLHHTKPDKYQLHLHESCVLSLKFAYCGKWFVSTGKDNLLNAWRTPYGASIFQSKESSSVLSCDISADDKYIVTGSGDKKATVYEVIY from the exons ATGTATCCACAAGGCCGGCATCCG GCACCTCACCAGCCAGGGCAGCCTGGCTTCAAGTTCACAGTTGCAGAGTCCTGCGACCGGATCAAAGACGAGTTTCAGTTCCTGCAGGCCCAGTACCACAG TCTGAAAGTGGAGTACGACAAACTGGCCAATGAAAAGACAGAGATGCAGCGCCACTACGTCATG tactatgagATGTCCTATGGGCTCAACATTGAGATGCACAAACAG ACTGAGATTGCCAAACGTCTCAATGCAATCCTGGCTCAGATCATGCCGTTCTTGTCACAAGAG CACCAGCAGCAGGTGGCTCAGGCTGTTGAGCGAGCCAAGCAGGTGACCATGACCGAGCTGAATGCGATCATCGGG cagcagcagctccaggCTCAGCACCTTTCTCACGCGGCCCACGGCCCCCCAGTCCAGATGCCCCCCCACCCATCAGGCCTGCAGCCCCCCGGACTTCCCCCTGTGACGGGCGCCGGCTCCGGCCTGCTGGCTCTGGGCGCTCTGGGCAGCCAGGCCCACCTGCCCGTAAAGGATGAGAAGAGCCACCACGACCTGGAGCACAGAGG CCCCTCATCTTTTCACTCGCCCCTGGCCAATCCTCTGAAAGAGCGCGAGTCGAGTACG AATAACTCGGTGTCGCCGTCAGACAGCCTGCGGGCAGCAAGCGAGAAGCACCGCGGCTCTTCAGATTACAGCCTGGACTCCAAGAAACGCAAAGTGGACGACAAGGACAGCATGAGCCGATAT GACAGTGACGGAGACAAAAGTGACGACTTGGTGGTGGATGTTTCCAACGAG GATCCGGCCACCCCTCGAGCCAGCCCCACTCACTCTCCTCCCGAGAACGGCCTGGATAAATCACGCGTCCTGAAGAAGGATGCTGCCCCCAACAGCCCCGCCTCCGTGGCCTCCTCGGGCAGCACGCCGTCCTCCAAAGCTAAGGACCACGCCCAC aaTGACAAGTCGTCCACACCGAGCCTGAAGTccaacacacccacacccaggAACGAGGCGCCAACGCCGGGAACCAGCACCACTCCAGGACTGCGGCCCCTAACGATGGGCAAACCCCCCGGCATGGAGGCACTAG CAGCCCCCGCCCTGCGTACCCCTCTCTCCATCGCGGGCTCCTACGCCTCCCCCTTTGCGATGATGGGTCATCACGAGATGAACGGATCCCTGACCAGCCCGGTCTACCCAGGTCTCATCTCTCCGCAGATGagtgctgcagctgctgccgcCTATGGACGCTCACCAATT GCGGGGTTTGACCCTCATTCTCACTTGAGAGCTCCAGGCCTGCCCGCCAGCCTCACGTCCATCTCCGGAGGAAAACC AGCTTATTCTTTTCACGTTAGCGCAGATGGTCAGATGCAGCCTGTGCCCTTCCCTCCAGACGCGCTGATAGGCCCGGGGATTCCTCGCCACGCTCGCCAGATCAATACCCTGAGCCACGGGGAGGTGGTGTGCGCCGTCACCATAAGCAACCCCACCCGCCACGTCTACACCGGCGGCAAGGGCTGCGTCAAGATCTGGGACATCAGCCAACCAGGGAGCAAGAGCCCAGTGTCCCAGCTCGACTGCCTG AACAGGGACAATTACATCCGCTCCTGCAAGCTGTTGCCTGACGGCCGCACCTTGATAGTGGGGGGGGAGGCCAGCACGCTGACCATCTGGGACCTCGCCTCACCGACGCCCCGCATCAAGGCCGAGCTCACTTCCTCCGCCCCGGCCTGCTACGCTCTGGCCATCAGCCCCGACGCCAAGGTGTGCTTCTCCTGCTGCTCGGATGGAAACATCGCCGTGTGGGACCTCCACAACCAGACCCTCGTCAG GCAGTTCCAGGGCCACACCGATGGAGCCAGCTGTATCGACATCTCCCACGACGGGACCAAGCTGTGGACCGGAGGGCTCGACAACACCGTGCGCTCCTGGGATCTGAGGGAGGGACGACAGCTCCAGCAGCACGACTTCACCTCACAG ATCTTCTCGCTGGGCTACTGTCCCACCGGAGAGTGGCTGGCTGTGGGCATGGAGAGCAGCAACGTGGAGGTGCTGCACCACACCAAGCCCGACAAGTACCAGCTGCACCTTCACGAGAGCTGCGTCCTCTCGCTGAAGTTCGCCTACTGTG GTAAATGGTTTGTGAGCACGGGGAAGGACAATCTGCTGAACGCGTGGAGGACTCCTTATGGGGCCAGCATATTCCAG TCGAAGGAGTCGTCCTCCGTCCTGAGCTGCGACATCTCTGCAGACGACAAATACATCGTGACGGGGTCCGGGGACAAGAAGGCCACCGTGTACGAGGTCATCTATTAG
- the tle3b gene encoding transducin-like enhancer protein 3-B isoform X15: MYPQGRHPAPHQPGQPGFKFTVAESCDRIKDEFQFLQAQYHSLKVEYDKLANEKTEMQRHYVMYYEMSYGLNIEMHKQTEIAKRLNAILAQIMPFLSQEHQQQVAQAVERAKQVTMTELNAIIGQQQLQAQHLSHAAHGPPVQMPPHPSGLQPPGLPPVTGAGSGLLALGALGSQAHLPVKDEKSHHDLEHRERESSTNNSVSPSDSLRAASEKHRGSSDYSLDSKKRKVDDKDSMSRYDSDGDKSDDLVVDVSNEDPATPRASPTHSPPENGLDKSRVLKKDAAPNSPASVASSGSTPSSKAKDHAHNDKSSTPSLKSNTPTPRNEAPTPGTSTTPGLRPLTMGKPPGMEALAPALRTPLSIAGSYASPFAMMGHHEMNGSLTSPVYPGLISPQMSAAAAAAYGRSPIAGFDPHSHLRAPGLPASLTSISGGKPAYSFHVSADGQMQPVPFPPDALIGPGIPRHARQINTLSHGEVVCAVTISNPTRHVYTGGKGCVKIWDISQPGSKSPVSQLDCLNRDNYIRSCKLLPDGRTLIVGGEASTLTIWDLASPTPRIKAELTSSAPACYALAISPDAKVCFSCCSDGNIAVWDLHNQTLVRQFQGHTDGASCIDISHDGTKLWTGGLDNTVRSWDLREGRQLQQHDFTSQIFSLGYCPTGEWLAVGMESSNVEVLHHTKPDKYQLHLHESCVLSLKFAYCGKWFVSTGKDNLLNAWRTPYGASIFQSKESSSVLSCDISADDKYIVTGSGDKKATVYEVIY; encoded by the exons ATGTATCCACAAGGCCGGCATCCG GCACCTCACCAGCCAGGGCAGCCTGGCTTCAAGTTCACAGTTGCAGAGTCCTGCGACCGGATCAAAGACGAGTTTCAGTTCCTGCAGGCCCAGTACCACAG TCTGAAAGTGGAGTACGACAAACTGGCCAATGAAAAGACAGAGATGCAGCGCCACTACGTCATG tactatgagATGTCCTATGGGCTCAACATTGAGATGCACAAACAG ACTGAGATTGCCAAACGTCTCAATGCAATCCTGGCTCAGATCATGCCGTTCTTGTCACAAGAG CACCAGCAGCAGGTGGCTCAGGCTGTTGAGCGAGCCAAGCAGGTGACCATGACCGAGCTGAATGCGATCATCGGG cagcagcagctccaggCTCAGCACCTTTCTCACGCGGCCCACGGCCCCCCAGTCCAGATGCCCCCCCACCCATCAGGCCTGCAGCCCCCCGGACTTCCCCCTGTGACGGGCGCCGGCTCCGGCCTGCTGGCTCTGGGCGCTCTGGGCAGCCAGGCCCACCTGCCCGTAAAGGATGAGAAGAGCCACCACGACCTGGAGCACAGAG AGCGCGAGTCGAGTACG AATAACTCGGTGTCGCCGTCAGACAGCCTGCGGGCAGCAAGCGAGAAGCACCGCGGCTCTTCAGATTACAGCCTGGACTCCAAGAAACGCAAAGTGGACGACAAGGACAGCATGAGCCGATAT GACAGTGACGGAGACAAAAGTGACGACTTGGTGGTGGATGTTTCCAACGAG GATCCGGCCACCCCTCGAGCCAGCCCCACTCACTCTCCTCCCGAGAACGGCCTGGATAAATCACGCGTCCTGAAGAAGGATGCTGCCCCCAACAGCCCCGCCTCCGTGGCCTCCTCGGGCAGCACGCCGTCCTCCAAAGCTAAGGACCACGCCCAC aaTGACAAGTCGTCCACACCGAGCCTGAAGTccaacacacccacacccaggAACGAGGCGCCAACGCCGGGAACCAGCACCACTCCAGGACTGCGGCCCCTAACGATGGGCAAACCCCCCGGCATGGAGGCACTAG CCCCCGCCCTGCGTACCCCTCTCTCCATCGCGGGCTCCTACGCCTCCCCCTTTGCGATGATGGGTCATCACGAGATGAACGGATCCCTGACCAGCCCGGTCTACCCAGGTCTCATCTCTCCGCAGATGagtgctgcagctgctgccgcCTATGGACGCTCACCAATT GCGGGGTTTGACCCTCATTCTCACTTGAGAGCTCCAGGCCTGCCCGCCAGCCTCACGTCCATCTCCGGAGGAAAACC AGCTTATTCTTTTCACGTTAGCGCAGATGGTCAGATGCAGCCTGTGCCCTTCCCTCCAGACGCGCTGATAGGCCCGGGGATTCCTCGCCACGCTCGCCAGATCAATACCCTGAGCCACGGGGAGGTGGTGTGCGCCGTCACCATAAGCAACCCCACCCGCCACGTCTACACCGGCGGCAAGGGCTGCGTCAAGATCTGGGACATCAGCCAACCAGGGAGCAAGAGCCCAGTGTCCCAGCTCGACTGCCTG AACAGGGACAATTACATCCGCTCCTGCAAGCTGTTGCCTGACGGCCGCACCTTGATAGTGGGGGGGGAGGCCAGCACGCTGACCATCTGGGACCTCGCCTCACCGACGCCCCGCATCAAGGCCGAGCTCACTTCCTCCGCCCCGGCCTGCTACGCTCTGGCCATCAGCCCCGACGCCAAGGTGTGCTTCTCCTGCTGCTCGGATGGAAACATCGCCGTGTGGGACCTCCACAACCAGACCCTCGTCAG GCAGTTCCAGGGCCACACCGATGGAGCCAGCTGTATCGACATCTCCCACGACGGGACCAAGCTGTGGACCGGAGGGCTCGACAACACCGTGCGCTCCTGGGATCTGAGGGAGGGACGACAGCTCCAGCAGCACGACTTCACCTCACAG ATCTTCTCGCTGGGCTACTGTCCCACCGGAGAGTGGCTGGCTGTGGGCATGGAGAGCAGCAACGTGGAGGTGCTGCACCACACCAAGCCCGACAAGTACCAGCTGCACCTTCACGAGAGCTGCGTCCTCTCGCTGAAGTTCGCCTACTGTG GTAAATGGTTTGTGAGCACGGGGAAGGACAATCTGCTGAACGCGTGGAGGACTCCTTATGGGGCCAGCATATTCCAG TCGAAGGAGTCGTCCTCCGTCCTGAGCTGCGACATCTCTGCAGACGACAAATACATCGTGACGGGGTCCGGGGACAAGAAGGCCACCGTGTACGAGGTCATCTATTAG